The Euphorbia lathyris chromosome 8, ddEupLath1.1, whole genome shotgun sequence genome has a window encoding:
- the LOC136203769 gene encoding uncharacterized protein, protein MNSPTPSNRSWSISEDSLRRYVHFASENCIQELLSASDSNRFGNGSDGWKVLAIDNGVEISKRRSGPFHTFRSRWVLTTVSPQQFITVANAIDAARQWDSDLVEAKYIKDLEDNLSIIRLRFGENSKPLFRNREFIVYERRETMEDGTLVVAVASLPKEIAAGLQPKQNNSIRGLLLQSGWVVEKLEDDSCMVTYVVQLDPAGWLPKCFVNRLNTKLVMIIEKLKKLAQDCPIDAHHI, encoded by the exons GTCAATTAGTGAGGATTCACTGAGAAGATACGTGCATTTTGCGAGTGAAAATTGCATCCAAGAACTGTTATcagcatcagattcaaacagATTTGGAAATGGAAGCGATGGATGGAAAGTTCTAGCGATTGATAACGGTGTAGAGATATCGAAACGTAGATCTGGTCCGTTTCATACTTTTCGTAGCAGATGGGTTTTAACTACTGTTTCTCCTCAACAATTCATCACTGTTGCTAATGCCATTGATGCTGCTAGG CAATGGGATTCAGATTTGGTGGAAGCAAAATACATAAAAGACTTGGAAGATAATCTGAGCATAATTCGACTGAGATTTGGTGAAAACTCCAAGCCATTGTTTAGAAACAGAGAATTCATAGTTTATGAAAGGAGAGAAACTATGGAAGATGGAACTCTG gtGGTAGCAGTAGCTTCATTGCCAAAAGAGATAGCAGCAGGATTACAGCCAAAACAAAATAATTCAATAAGAGGATTATTGCTTCAGTCTGGCTGGGTTGTAGAGAAGCTTGAAGATGACTCTTGTATGGTCACTTATGTTGTTCAG TTAGATCCTGCTGGATGGCTTCCCAAATGCTTTGTGAATAGGCTGAACACTAAGCTTGTAATGATCATTGAGAAGCTCAAGAAATTGGCACAAGATTGCCCAATTGATGCTCATCATATCTAA